DNA sequence from the Paenibacillus azoreducens genome:
GCCGTTCATATTCCTCCGTCTCACTCCGGCATACCTCATACAGCTCGCAAGGTTCCAGCTCTCCAAAATATTGCTGCAGCCTTCTTCCCCCTTCGGTAAGCACCATTTCCTCACGCAAAGCAACCTGGCGCTGCCACGGCGCGATCAGCGACAAACTCGGCGGATTCCCTAAAAAGTCGATCAAAAACTGGTATACCCAGCTCCTGCCTTGGAGCCATCGGGCCCCTTCCACAGTCTCCAGCAACGATGCCAATGTTGTCGTCATAGCTGAATCCTCCTTTATCAAGGTCCATAACATAAGCGTCTTCACCCTTATAACCCATTAAAGATGTTGTTCAAAAAGTCCGCTTTTAAAAGTGAATCAGGGAGCTGGCTCGACATCGAATCTTGAATTCAGCCGGGGCTTCCGGTACCGTCCTTTTTGAACTCGCACTTAACGAAAAGTTATCCTTCGTTTTGATCTATATACAGACAAGATAGCGCTTTCTTACTCCTAATTTCACCATACCCTAAAATAATCGGTTGATATGTGATATTATTCACATCAAAATGCGGAATCACACTTTTATTTTAAATTTTAATTGAATGTTCATAAACCGGACCATTTCCGTATCTCGTTCAGCCTAAGCGGGGTTGAATCAACAACCCCCCGCCTCTCCATCGCCCTGTTTCTCAACGGCTGTCCGGTAATCCTCCGGGCGGTTCATGTTAAAAAATACATGGCCCGCATCAATCCCCGTCTCTTGCAGCAACGTCTCTTCCGCAATGTAGCGAACACGAAGCATGTTCAGCCAGTCCGTCATCCGCAACCTGCCGGCATGCAAAGCATCCTCCAGCTCAGGTAGAGCGCTGATGTGATATGCGGCCAGCAGCGGCTGCGCCCTTCCATCCTCCAGAGGAATCACGGCTTGAACATTTTCTTCCTCAGCGTGAAGCCTTTCCTCTTCCGCTACAATTTTCCGCAAAAAGAGAAACAGCTCCGGTGAAACAAAAGGCATATCGCAAGCCGCAACGATGATCCATGGCGTTTTGACCGCATGCAGCGCCGCATGGATGCCGGATAACGGCCCCTGTCCAGGAAACCGGTCGCAGGCGATCTCCCGGCCTAACTCACGGTAGGCATCCGCAGTATGCTCATTGGCCGCAATCAGAATGTCCTGAACCGCTGCCGACATGGCGCCGATAATGGTCTCGATCACTTTTTCCCGGCCGACGGCAAGCAGCGCTTTATTCGCTCCCATCCGCCTTGACTGCCCGCCTGCCAACACGACGCCTGTGATTAAGGTCTCCATCATCCAATCCCTTCCTTTGTTTTCAATAATTAAATGTGAGTGTTCACAAACTTGAGCCATTTGCTGTTTAAAAAATACGTAACTGGTTATTTTATCAATTATTGGTTTGTATCCCTTTTCAACACATGATAAAGTGGGGATGGCGGCTTCTCTTAGGCCTCCGTCGATTTGCATTCGGTCGGAAAGGAATGTGCAACGTGCAAGATCATGTGAAAAAACAGTCCAAGCTGATGCCGCTCAAGGCTTTTAATTTTTTGATCTACGGGACTATGGTGATCTTCACCAGCTTTTTTCAATTATACCTGCAGGATGCTGGCATGAACAAATTCGAAATCGGCACCCTGATGGCGCTCGGCCCGTTGGTGTCGCTTTTGGCCAATCCGTTTTGGACCATTTGGAGTGACCGGCTGCAAAATACAAGGCGCATCCTGCTCGTCATGATGACCGGAACTTTGCTTCTCATCCAATTTGTGTTCCATGCGGGCACCTATAATATGGTTTACCTGGCGACGATCCTCTTTTTCTTTTTCCAAAGTCCTTTGTTCGCTCAGAGCAACACGCTGACTTTGGGGTATGTCGCGGATCAGCCGCAAAAATTCGGAACCTTCCGAAATTGGGGATCCATCGGTTGGGCAGTCGTCGCGGTTTCCGCCGGACTCCTCATTGACCAGATCGGCATTTCCCGGCTGTCGCTGCTTGTGACCGCCATTCTGCTCCTGGCTATGGGTACGGTTCTGCTGCTCCCTTCGCGGAAAATGCCTTCGGCAACACCGCCGATCCGCC
Encoded proteins:
- the mobA gene encoding molybdenum cofactor guanylyltransferase; protein product: MMETLITGVVLAGGQSRRMGANKALLAVGREKVIETIIGAMSAAVQDILIAANEHTADAYRELGREIACDRFPGQGPLSGIHAALHAVKTPWIIVAACDMPFVSPELFLFLRKIVAEEERLHAEEENVQAVIPLEDGRAQPLLAAYHISALPELEDALHAGRLRMTDWLNMLRVRYIAEETLLQETGIDAGHVFFNMNRPEDYRTAVEKQGDGEAGGC